The sequence ACAACAGGTAGGTACAGCTGGACGGTGGAGTGCCAGGACACAATGAAACAGCTTTACATTCAGACTTCGTTTTGACCCGTGCTGAGAGTCAGAGTGCCCCCATCTTTGAGATACCAGCGTGTGCCACCACAGGAAGGGAAAAGCGTCCTGTCTGCGTCCCCACCATCCTGTCAGGAGAGAGGCAACTCATGGCATTCTCTGTAGTGTTGCCTAAGGGAAGCAGCATAACATACGTATTGTTGGGAAGACAGATGGGCCTTACTCAGAGATTGAGGCACCACCATCGCCATCTGGATCTATTCCAATGGTGCTTAGCTCCCCTTGTGGGCAGGCAGGAACTCGGCTTTAGAGGGAGCAAAGAAGCCTTTTGCTCAATGCTTATGAAAGTAAAACGTTGACCCCTTGAGGTTTTTCTGAGCCTTCCGTTTTTCAGCTGTGGTCTCAGTGGTTCTTTTCCCATCCTGCCTTAGGAAGCCAGCTGCTCTGCTGTTGGGCTCTTTACCCTGCAATTACTCTTCATCTCTTTCCTGAACAGCCCAGTGTTGTTAGCTCTGTCTCTAGCACAAGGAAACTGAGTTGGCTGTGGGGGCGGAGTAGGCAGCAGCATGTCTCTTAGCAATGCAGGTTCCAGAGcgaggcagggcaggctccctctCTTAGCAGGATAAATCAGTCTGTCCTGCTCCGGCAGAAGCCAAGAGCATGTGTTGCTGTCTTTTTCTGGGGTTGGCGGAGGAGGAAGGCAGTAGGAATTTTGGCAGCGTAACATCTGTGTTTGCACCCAACACGTGGAGGGGATGGTCTTGTGGGtggggcactgaactgggaccgAGACCTGGGTccagttcctggctctgacaaACAGTTCAAGTGACTGTCCAATGCTGGATCTCTCTGCGCCTCCGTTTCCATGTTTGTAAaatgtcttgtctgtttagagcatgagctttccaGGGAAGGACCCTCTCTTACGAGGTGTATATACAGCCCTTTGCACAACAGGGCTGTGTTCTCAGCTGGGCCTACAGCGTCCCAGAGAAGGTTTGTTCTAGTTTCATGTATTCACGGCCACACAGAGTCAAAATGTCCAACTGGGTAAATAATGAAATAGCTTTCCTGAAATTCACTTCAGAACAAAGGTGTAGCACAGTTAGGCTTCTCCGATAACTGACTCTGTAACCAGTCTGCGTCCGTTCATAAGAGCAGGCCCCATTGGTCTCAGTAGATAGATGCTTGATCTATAGTCGAGCAGGATCTTACGGTAATTTTTTTACACACCTGGCGgctctccgggtcttcggcagcactttggcggcgggtccttcactcactccgggtgtgttcagcggcactgaaggacccgccgccgaagtgctgctgaagacccagtgtgccgccctgtcagtaaaagcaccgccaggtgagtaaaagtGCCGCAGCAGGTGGTACCTTTTTTTGTGATCGCTCCCCCTGTTCGTTccacctggctacaccactgctCTTACCATTGACGAAGAGAGGCACAGTGTTCAAATCCTGCCACTGCCCTTTGCGCTGCAGTAGGAGGTGGAGGATGACTCCAGTCATTGCTATGGGAAAACAGAGGCTTTCCAACACTGAGTCCACTTTGCAAAGAGCTTGGCGGTCCCGCGGTCTTGAAACAGGGAAGGaatggagccagagctgggggtaTAGTCAAAGCATTTGAGGCTGGGGAGTTACAGTTATTACCAGTTCTGTGTTTCACCTGCCACAGATTAACTTCTGAAGGAAGGAGAGCTAGAAATTAAGCTACTCTACAGTCTGGCTGGTATTCTATGGAAGTGCCTTGTAATCCCAGTCATGGAACAGGAACTCATAGTGCTAGGTGTTGTCCAAACGGAACAAAAAGACCatccttgcccccaaagagcttaccatctgcAGCTGTTACCTTGAACCAAGattctttgagagagagagagagagagagtgtgtgtgtgtgtacactatgTATAATACATAAACTCTTTTTGTCTTGCAGCACTGGGATGTGTTCAAAAATGTGACTGAAGTATTTATCCTGGTTCCTGCATTGCTGGGACTGAAGGGGAACCTAGAGATGACGCTGGCATCTCGTCTTTCTACAGCTGTGAGTTATCTGGGAtggaatggggatggggagggaaattCCATGTGTGCTTGTGTTTGTGtatggagaggaggggaaaagagagctgttgggggggggggggggggggagatgtagCCGTTGCTTGTGGACTCCTTTGCACCTTCCACTGACTTTGTGGTGGCTTAAATCACTGATGGATATGCCTAGATATAGACACTTCATTATGCAGTTGCTCTGAACTGTATCATTGTGGGTTTGCCAGTCTCCAGGGCTCCACCAGTTTCCTCTCTCTATCCCAGGCTGCACTAGCTCTCCCCTGGCCAGTACCACTGCCAGTCCATTCATTTGGCTTGCCCTCCGAGGGGGGGCCTCGCCATGCTTCTCAGTGAGTTTTCAGTATTTCACGGTAACGAGTGTTCCTCAAGTCCGGGTAAATGTCACCCCTCCTCTTCGTGATTCCATCCAGTCAGAGCAGTCGAGACATTTCCTGTCTGCCCCCTCTCTCTTTGTCCCTGAACTATCTTCACGGGTATCCCGTGGCCAGGACGCCAGCTCACGCAGTTATTGCCCCTGCCCTGCTTTGATTAGCGGGGTACTGagtcatgagagagagagaagaaccgTTTTTTGGGatgcggggggaaggggaagagaagagcaAGAGAAGAGCCTGATTTTAAGCATCTCCCATAAGCAGGGGGCCTTTGGGATCAAGTCAGATGAGCAGTCAGCAAAAATGGTGCCTGTCACAGTTCATGGCAGCTACACccgtttttcccctcagtggtccagcaagggcacgcACTGGCAGTTGCCAGGCATGGATGGAGACGCacttctctcccttctgactggggtatcTTCAGGCTGAAcggttccctgccttcactgtgttgtTCCCAGCTCAAGACAGACTGTCTAAGCAGACCCCAGCACCGAGTCTAATAACAGAGTAACTGACACAGTTAGGCTACTGCCCAGCTCTTTCCCTgcacttatttatttttagggtaaaaacattacagagagaacctattaaaaacaatcaaagaacctacacacatgctaataagcttcccagagatcaccccaactccgaCATGGGCTCTGCCAGTTGATAGCCCTTTAAACCCCACAAAGGGGTCTCTTCTATGGGTACAGGTTCGTAATCGCCTCAGTTCAGCACTAGCTCACTCATGTGAAGTTTAATCCATCTTTTATACAGTTCAGGGGTCTTTGAATTGGAGTTTCCAGGAGCAGGTATTCAGTAGACAGTGGATTTTTCTCCCCAGGGCATAGCTTAAAAAGGCCTCTCTAATGCCTCCTATGAAGCCTACTTCACACACATTGTcacaaactctttttttttttttttttaaagttcctaaCATTTCCCCAGGGTTTACATTAGTCCGTCTCCTGGAAAAGTTACATGCAATCCTACAATAACACATCAACAGTTGCATGTTTAATACCAGGGACCCTGAAGGTATTAAACTTCATTCGATGAGGTGTGTCCAGAATATTGCGGGAAATTGCTCTCTGTCCCAGTGGTCATTTTGTCAAGAGCCTGGCAATTCAGGAAGGGGTTTTGAATATGAGTCGAGCAGGAAGACTGTTTAAAGTCCTAAAGCCTGGAGTACAGCTCTCCCCTGCTGTGAGTGCTGCTCTGCCTGGAAGCATTGCTGGAGCCAGAAGAGGGGTGGGTGTGTTTAGCTGGGAGAGTTCTGATCTAGTTGAAAGGGATCTGATTTGTGCTTCAGGAAACTAAATACAGAAATGCCCCAAAAGCAGGCCGGGGAAAGCCTGTGAgtggcagaggctgcagggctttGAGAGAATCGTTCTGCAGGGGCAAGGTTGGAGGCAAGTTCTCCTGTCCAGTGGAATCCTGCAGAGAGCATTGGCATCCTAGCTGAAAACctctggaagtcaatggaagggcAAGATCGGGCATTGCCTCTGTGTGAGTGTAATGGCCAGATCCATAAAATAGTGAGCTTCCCGACTGAGCTGGGGGCAGGCGCTCCAGACTGCCAAGACCGGCCTAGGCTAAGCCCCTGAATACCAAGTTAGCGCAGTTATAACTGAACTGCTTCTCGTCAGTGCTCTGGAACTAACGGAGCGTTCTGTCCCTGTAGCCGagctgggcaggaggcctggaaTCCTTTCCTGTTAGGGACTGGAAATTCTCCTCCCTTTCCATAAAGCCCATGCTTCCAGGGCGTGACAACAGGTGACTGTTGGATGTTTCCATGCTTCACAGCACATCCCACAATGGGTCCACAGCTGTGATTCTTCAAGCACAACAGTACCAGCAGCCTGCAGCTCAACTCGTACCTCTCTCCGCCCTCTGAATTAACATGTTCAGAGTGCAGCCCTCAAAGCAAACAGCCCGGACCTGGTCTTCCGGGGGACAGAGGCGCAGGAAACTTTGTGCTCAGAAATTGCTGACTCAGACTGCTACCCAGGGAGGATTTGGGGGGCGAGGCATTCGCAGGAGTTCATCGAGCACTGTCAGGTTAGAGGGGAGCAGTGAGCACAGCTGGCAGAAAGCCTGGGCAGAGTTGCGCgtgtctctgtctctgccagGCCTCTTTAGTATGTCTGAGCCCTGACCCAGGGGAGTAATGCCAGCTGTGGTTCCGAGACCAGCtgcctctcctctgcctccctgacTGTGACTCCCATGGCCCCTGTTGTGCCCCAATGCCACCAGGCCAAGTGCATGGCTCTTCCTTGTAGGCAGAAGAGCAGGCTCTCAAAGTATTCTTGACTTTGTCTTCTGCTCTTCCtgctgcagcccctctcccacaCTGAACAGCCGCTACATTTCCGTGTGTCCTGCAGGACCCTGCCCCGGTGCACGGTGACGCTTGTGTTGCCGCGTCATGCTGGCTCAGTGTTCTGGAGACGTCTAGTTTGCGGAGAGGTGGGTTGCTTAGTCTCTAGCCCCCACGTCAGAATTGGGGCTCCCTGGCCAACATTGGGGTGGGTAGCGAGAAAGAGGCTCTATCTGGATTAGCTCTTAGTTCAGCTCTGCATGTACGGTGAAGCACAGAGGGCATCCTACCCCTACAACCCCCCAGCTGGTTACCACTGACTAGAacaactcctcttcctccttgaaTCCACCCTCTGCAGCTCTTGGCCCTGGTGCCCTTGCTCCTAAGAAGCAAgcagagagctggctgggaaatgacATTGCCAACTACCGGCTAGCACGCCGCGCCTGCTGCCGAGGCTGTCATCTCGGTGCCAAGCTTCCTTGTCTCCAGCTGATGGTGGGAACGAGCTTTCCCCTCCTCGTTGTGCCGGGTGGGAGCAGAAACCAGCTGCAATTCTGCCAGAGGCAAAGGCTGAGTGGTGAAGCTAATGTCAGTGCAGGCCAGACTTTGTTTGCTCTTCCACTTGGGGAAACAAATCCCTTTGTTTCATCCTTATTGTTTGGAGCATGTAAGGGATGTGAGGTcttttgggggatggggtggaggagcgAGCAGTTTCCTCAGCTGGCTGGCTTGGCTCTGTCCACTAAGCATGCAGCCCCCACTGCGTTGCTGGGATCAGAGCTTAGCTCTTCTGGGACAAAGGCAGAGTGCACCgcttcctccatcccccatcTTCCCAGCAGTGGtgctggcccagggctggggccttggCAGGGAACCGAGACTGCCCATGCTGTGCAGAAAGTCAGGGGAATGCCAAACTTTCCTATCTCCCTTCATGTCCACACCAGGGCCACAAGAGAACCAGGGCACAGAGGGAGCGATGACCCAGCCTGTCTGCCTCCCTCTGACGCTCTGTGCCTGTGAGCAGCCCTGTCCGTGCCAGCTGGGTCTCCTTGTGCCGCCTACTGACATGCCATGACCTTGAtctgactagtgtggagaaattATTGTGGCTTCCGGCCTATAGGGGATCAGTTATAGCTTGGTGCATGGGGGGTGGAATGACACGCTGCCTTTTAAACTGTTAAATTGCCTTCTGGCCTCCTCGGGGTCTCTTCGGCGTGCACCTGTGATGGGATCCGACGACCCATCTGGCTTGCTTTTTATTCCCTGCTTGCTCTGCTCCTTCCTAGGTGTAAGAGGCCACCTGTAGAGTGGCAGCGGAGAGCCCTTCTCACAGGAATCGCTTGGGACGTGGTCactgtgctggctctgcaggaCAGCAGCCTGGAATGGCTTCTGCAGGCTCCACGTTCCTCATTAAAGCGGCATTAATGCTCCCCAGCCGGTTCCTTTCACCATTAGGAAGCAAAACTTTCCTGTTAGGGGATTAAAATCTTGTTGCTACTGACTACAGCCAGGTTATGTTAATCCTGACCTGATGGCAGGAATTTAAGATCCAGCTTCATACTGAGCTAAAATACCTGTGGGGTATGTGCTGATTGTTCCTGTAgttgcctctcctcccccccccttccccccctgcattGAACTGGCCAGACTGCAGACATTCCTGAGAATGCCCCTTAAACCCAGGCTCCCTTAGTGTCTGAAGACTTATTTTCAGGCATGGATGCTCTTCCTTCCTGAAAGGAATGGCACCCACATGCCACGTGCCCTGGTAACTTGAGGCCTGGGAATAGATTTCAAATGAGAGTCAAATGCCGCAAGAGGAGGGGTGTTACCCTGGAGTCATGGTCACATTCCAACTTGAGCAGCTGTTCTCTTTTACTAAATTGACCCGGCCAACTTGGTTGGCTACattgtttttcttcccttcctgtcctgTAGAGTTGCCATGCTCCTccccagaaatggctgcatttcagtagtggatGAAGTGCTTTGTCAGAGCCTCTGCAATCGCTGGTTTGGAAGATGCTATGGAAATGTACAAGAAGTGGCAGGGACTGGGCAGTGGGGAAAGAATGCTGATTTGAGCTGCTTGACCTTGATTTCTCTCTGGCACAGAAACTGGAGGGAAGGAAACTGCCACCATATCCCTTCTAGCTGTTAACGGCCTTGCTTGTGCTTTAGGGAACCCTTTACAcacttcagagtggtagccgtgttagtctgtatcagcaaaaacaatgaggcagccttgtggcatcttagagactaaccaatttatctgggcataagctttcgtgggctagaactcacttcatcggatgttcTCCTGGATCTGCGTAGGCTCGTGGCTTGAACCAGGGGCTAGcaatcaggacgcctgggttctgtttctgacaCTCGGTCACTGTGACCTTTGGcttgtcacttcccctctctgtgcatcagtttctgTTATTAAATTGGGCCCCACAGTCCTTGCTCTGCATCTCTGGGGGTGCTGTGATACTTCTAAATCTCTCTCTAAATCCCATAGAGACCTGCAAAGGACAGTATGGCAGGGCCTTCTGCAGTAACTCTGCTCAAATGTTGCAAAACAGCAAAGTTGTCTGCTGCCAGATTACGGCAACTTTCAGTCTGTTCTGTTTAAGCTGATTAGTGTCTTTTGCAGCCATCCTGGTGCCAAAAGACCCCCAtgtgctgtggctgcttcccaccACTCACCAGGCTTCCACAGGGCATTAGCTTTGTTTACCTAATGTTATTTAACAGGAAAAACTCTCATTGCCATCACCCTGGCCTTCCTTATCAGAGCTTAGGGTCCGATCTGATAGCAGAGCTGGGGTATTGAGCCCTTTGGCCAGCTGTGGGAGCAGCATGACCCAGATGAGTGTGAGCCAGAATTGGTAGTGAGACGTGGTATTAGGAGCTCCATTGGGAGAGCatcagcaatgtctcactccccATTCCAGCGTGTGCTAAAGGGGAAATGGAGGAGGTCCTGCCACTGTCCCAGATTCGCTGGCAAAGTCTTTGTAGACCCTGGTCTCCAGAGCACTTGGCAAACGCTGAATCCTCGCTCTGCCCTTGTGGTATACGTGTTAACCTGGCTTCCATAGCTAGGAGAATGGAGGCAATTAAGGGGGACTGGGGTGTGGGTCTGGGCTTAGAAATGGAACATTCCTGCCACCCTGTTCTGTGCTCAGAGCAGCAGACCAAGATAGCTGATACCCAGCTCCTCCTTCATTGATCTGTCAGCCGCTGGGTGCAGGAGTCTCTTTTGTCTGCAAGAACTGAGGACCTTGAGAACCCCGAAAGCAATAGAGGAAGCCCTCTTGACTCTGAAGCTCATTCCCTTCTCAGCTGGAGGTGGGAGGTGATTGGCCACCTTGCTCGTGTCCACATCCTGCTGCTCTGTTCCTGTCGCCCGGCTGACACGTGGGGCCGTTAGGAATGTCACGAACGGCAATGGAATgctaatttttttcttcccttgaaCCATCATCCCGGAGGGCTTGGGTCTCGAATtgttctcccctgccccacaccaaaTGTACCACCACTGTGAACAAGTTCCCTGAGTGCTAGCCATCTGAGAGGGGTTCAGTCTAACCGATACCATGGTCTCTTCCTACAGGCTAACATCGGGCACATAGACACACCCAAGGAACTCTGGAGGATGATAATGGGGAACATGGCTCTGATTCAGGTAAATTGGGGGaaatggggctggctgtgggggctgtGCAACAGTGACACTGGAAGGAGAGTTTAAATACTGATGCTGAATGTCTGGTGGAAAAGCAAACGGTGACTTCTTGTGCCGCAATTAATCCTCCCTAAAAGTTTCCCCCACTGGTATATTGCGGtctcttcttcctcccagctAATCCAGGTGGGACTGGGACgggtttctctctcttcccaaccCATGTCTGGTTTAACCTCTCGTGTGTGCTAGGTTCAAGCTACAGTGGTCGGTTTCCTGGCTTCGATTGCTGCCGTGATATTTGGCTGGATCCCAGATGGGCACTTCAGCATGAACCATGCCATCCTGCTCTGTGCCAGTAGTGTCGCCACAGCCTTCATCGCTTCACTCGTGCTGGGTAAGCCTAAACCCTCGGCCGCGCTCGCTCAGCCTGAGCAGCGGTGCCCTTCGGCTCACGCCACTTCTTCCTCTGGGCCTAGGCATGATCATGATCGGAGTTATCATCGGATCCAGGAAGATCGGGATCAACCCGGATAACGTGGCCACGCCCattgctgccagcctgggggacCTCATCACCTTGGCGCTGCTTTCAGGGATCAGCTGGGGCCTCTACATAGAGCTGGGTGAGACGTGAGAGATGCATATCCCCTCCGAATGTGCGCTGCAGCATTTCCCTGGCATCTTGCCCTCCATTCCAGCTTTTAAGGGGATCTATGTAATGCCTAATCTTGAGGCTGCCTCTCTAAGGCATATTCAGAGAtgactggggggagaggagagaaatctAAAGGATCTTCATAGACCACACAGGTGCGGAGAGGCTTGGGGGTGCTCTGGGTGCACCCTGCCCGTCAGACCGGCAAGGGCTGCTTTTTGGCAAGTGCCAGAAGCTAGAAAGCATCCTTGGCGTAAGGCTTGGGAGGGTCCCTAGTAGCAGAGCTGTGGCTGTCTCCTTGGTCGGGACATGTCTTCAACGACATTCCAAGGAGAGGGCAGGCGTGGCTGCTAGGTTTTGCCCAGCAGGTGAAGGCCGGACGGGGTGAGAGGCTGGGAACCGGGCTTTTCCTAGAGGGCACATCGTCAGCAGCGGTAAGAGCTGATCCAGAGAGGGCAGCCTTGACAATAGCATACCTCCCGAAGGCGGGGTGGCCATGTCTGGCTCTCGCAGACTCCCAGGGCCTGAGGTCAAAGGGGAAATGGGACCAGATCTGCTGTCCAACACTGCTGTTGAGTAGTGACCCATGACATCCGGCAGGAGGGCTTGTTGACCTGTTGCTTCTCTTTTCAGAGGACAAAGTGTACGTGAATCCTTTGGTGTGTGCCTTCTTCATAGCCCTGCTACCGCTCTGGATCATCATTGCTAAGAGGAATCCAGTAACCCGGGAGGTGCTGTACTCTGGGTGGGAGCCAGTCATCATTGCCATGGCTATTAGCAGGTAGGAAGGCACGAAATGACTGTTTTGCGCCAGCCTGACCAGGAAGGGACACCCTGGCTTCCCTTTAGGGGCTTGCCCGAATGGTGCATGCTGTGCTAAGAAACTGAGATGGTGGAACCGAACCCCTTCAAATGTTAATGTTCAGATCTACAGCCCAGGCCCCTCTCTAGGAATAGCGCAATAATGGCACATCCCTCCAGCATAAGTGGGCTAATTCTGCTCCTAAACCTATGCAACTGTCGGAGGGTGCGCCTCTGGATCTGAGAGCAGGATTTCCACTGTATGTCAAAACAGATTTTAATGTGCACCAAACAAGTATCTCCTAAAACAGGGTCCCCAAGTACCTGTCTGTTTGCTGTCACCTTAGCATCTAAGGGTCCCacctgggatcagggccccaccaGGCTGGGCACTCTACAAACCCATAGTGAGACAGTCCCTCTCCCAAAGAATGGGGGGAAGAAAGTATTGTTATCCCTGCTCTacaggtggggagctgagagacagagaggtcTAGTGACTTGCCCATAATCACAGAGagagtctgtggcacagccagaAATTTAACCCAcacctcctgagtcccagtttagCGCCTTCACCACAAGAGCCATCTCTAGGAAGTGACTGCCCCAGACGGGTTTGTTACAACAAAAGGCTCTTTCTACACTAGGTACACAAGGATTTACAATCTCTGTTCCTGTTGGGGAATTTTGTCTGACTGAAACTTACAAACCAGCTGGAGTGATGTGTGCCAAAATGCAACTTGCATCATGGGAAAGCACCCCCTACCTGACTCTGCGGCTCCCGCCAAAACTGTCTTTTACTACGACACACTAGTAACCCTTTTCCCTCGATGCTCTGATATTATGCACCAGCTTTAAGAGGCCCCGGAGTCCATATGCAACTGCTGCCATTGCGTAAATGGGTATAGATGCCTGTGACGTGTGCACAGTTGCAGTAACCAGCCTCACAAACAGTGGGCACTGCTTCTCATGCCTACATAAGTGTGGCCATCATAATTGCTTGGGAGTCTCTGGATGTTCTGAGTGGTCATTTTCTCTTGGGCATCAACTCCTTCAATGTCTTCCCTTGCAGTGTTGGAGGGTTAATATTGGACAAAACTGTGTCGGATCCAAACTTTGCGGGGATAGCCGTCTTTACGCCGGTGATTAATGGTGAGTTCCCTTCTGCTCTGCCAATGAGCCGCTCAGCAGTCCCTGCCAGCCAGTGGGTAGAATCTTCAAAAGCGCCCaaggcccattttcaaaagtgatttaggagcctgcaTCTGTAGAtgccaatgggattttggctcctaggCTTGAGACAGGGTGTTAGAGCAACTCGGCTGCTCCACTGTGTGGCTGCTGCTCCTGGTGATAGATTAACATGAGGGAAGGATCTCAAGTGATCTACCCTTGAGTTGATACGTCAGCAAAGATGCACCTATGCACGTAAGTATCTTTGAATATTTTATCCAGTCTGATGCCCCTTCCCTGTTCCTTGAGCTTGGGTCTGAAACTTCTAGTGCCTTAGGCTTCTTTGCTAATAGAACTGTGGGTCTGCTCATTATCTGTATGtcgcacactttttaaaaaatgctacgaATCTCTTGGGCTTGTGGCGATGAGTTCCGCAGGTAATGCGCTGTGTTTCAAACAAAATTCTTTGCAGTTTTCAACTTACTGCCATGACTGGCCCATTGTTTTTGTGTCCCATGCACTGCACTTAAGGCTCTACAATAATTCAGTTGCAGCAGGGGTCATAAAGGGGGGTTGTAGAGCAGTgtcctttctctctgtctctctggctTTTTGCATCCCGCAAAAGTGGAATGTGGGACAGAAATTGAGGGCTGACACTTGATCTGTAACTGAAGCAGTTGCAGCTGCTTTCTGACAACACAGCAAAAGAATTCTGCCTGCGAGGAGCAAGAGAGGACTCGTTCACCTGCTGGTCTGGCTGTTCCGGAGGCATTAAAAGGGTTGAAGTTCAAAGGCCAATAGAGTTTAACCTGGCTCCTGAAGTCTCAAGTGCGCCCAAGTTCTGCGGGGGTTGAGTTACGCGCCCGTTCTTACTGCTCCCCTTCTGGCCTGCAGGTGTCGGTGGCAACCTGGTAGCTGTCCAGGCTAGTCGCATCTCCACTTACCTCCACATGAGCGGAATCCCGGGCGAGAGCTCAGAGATGGCCCCGCGCaagtgccccaccccctgcagcgcATTCTTCAGCTCAGGTATCTGTTCCTTCTACCCAGCGCCATGCGCTGGGGCTTTCTGAGCTAGGGGACTTACAGTTCGCTTCACCGGCATCCTGAAATGGCTTGACGGTTAGCTGGCTCAGCTTGCACTGAGGGAGGGGTCACTAAGCAGCAAGGAAGGGAAATGGGAGCTGAGACCTGCTGGGAAGCAGAGAGACCAGGCGCTGGCCTGGCCTTTGCTCTTGCTTACAGAGACAGCGTCAGTGCTGTTTGGTGAGGTGGAGCGTCCCCGCTGGGTTAGGAAAAGGCGGCCGCCTTAGTGGCCTCTGACTCCCCAGCATTGGAATGACTTCTTCCCCGCCACCTTCTAAATCCTCACCAAGTGCTTTTGGGCTGCAGAAGCTGCCAGCCAGCGACTCGGCTT is a genomic window of Malaclemys terrapin pileata isolate rMalTer1 chromosome 4, rMalTer1.hap1, whole genome shotgun sequence containing:
- the SLC41A1 gene encoding solute carrier family 41 member 1, with product MSSKLEQKETHQTNGVVLPIVAVPVDCLASPDRQQLVEPSEFLEPDGEGVEVAVLESRANAKGVREEDALLENGSQSNESDDTSTDQGPEPASPLKETSFSIGLQVLFPFLLAGFGTVAAGMVLDIVQHWDVFKNVTEVFILVPALLGLKGNLEMTLASRLSTAANIGHIDTPKELWRMIMGNMALIQVQATVVGFLASIAAVIFGWIPDGHFSMNHAILLCASSVATAFIASLVLGMIMIGVIIGSRKIGINPDNVATPIAASLGDLITLALLSGISWGLYIELEDKVYVNPLVCAFFIALLPLWIIIAKRNPVTREVLYSGWEPVIIAMAISSVGGLILDKTVSDPNFAGIAVFTPVINGVGGNLVAVQASRISTYLHMSGIPGESSEMAPRKCPTPCSAFFSSDVNSRSARVLFLLVVPGHLVFLYTISSMQGGHTTLTLIFVVFYMTAALLQVLILLYIADWMVHWMWGRGLDPDNFSIPYLTALGDLLGTGLLALSFHVLWLIGDRDTDVGD